The stretch of DNA TGATCAGAACATCTCCATGTGCCCCTAAATGTGCATCTGTTGACAAACGAGAGCAGATCACTGTACAATTAAAagttaagccctggccggtttggctcagcggatagagcaccggcctgcggactgaagggtcccgggttcgattccggtcaagggcatgtaccttggctgcgggcacatccccagtagggggtgtgcaggaggcagctgatggatgtttctctctcatcgatgtttctgactctctattcctctctctttctctctgtgaaaaatcaataaaatatattttaaaaataaacaaaaatttaaaaacgaCGGGAGCCACTTGAACCTCgagggagagaggaagtgggatgACGCCCAGCGGACCCCGCTCTCCACAAACCAGGCCTCGCTCGGTCGGTGTGGTGATGGGGCGTTTGCAGGCTGCCCTCCTGTCCTCTGTGGTTAGAGGGACGGCGCCCTGAGGGTGGCACGGCCCACGGCCTCGCCCCCCCATCGCCTCCGCAGGCGGTGCTCACCCGGGGCCTTCGCGCCTCTCTGGCCGCCTCCACGCTGAGGGTCGCCCTCCAGGAGGGGGGTCGCGGGCCTGCCTCCGGTCTCTGGGCCAGCTGAGCCTCCCCGGGGGGACTGCCCTCAGGAGGTTCCAATGGGCCTCCCGGGGACGCCTCCTCCCCGAACGAGGAGGCCACGCCACGGCCAAGGCACTTGTTTACGGAGAAGCACTTGCACCTGACCTGGCGGCGGATcgctgagggtgggggagggggccgcggACAGGGTGCGTCTCTCCTTTTGCCCCTCAGACAATTAGCTGTGAGGCCCAGAACCAGGGGACGGATCCGTGGAGAAAGTGACTTTAGGGGGTGAGTTTTGGcctcgtggtcggcaaactcattagtcaatggagccaaatatcaacaggacaacgattgaaatttcttctgagagccacattttttaaacttaaactccttctaacgccacttcttcaaaatagagtcgcccaggccgtggtattttgtggaagagccacactcaaggggccaaagagcagcatgtggctctcgagccgtggtttgccgaccagcCGGTGTGGCCCGATTCCCGGGCAGGCGTTTgtccgggttgtgagctcgatctcGGTAGGCGATGTGCAGGGGCAGCCGATCGGAtcgatgttgctatctctctctccccctcccttcccctctctctctaaaaatccataaaaacatttaaaaagagggGATTTTGGGGAGAAGAAGTCAAGACCTTCGGACCCACCGCGGTGACCCCAGGCTTCCAGAGGGGGTGCTGTCCTGGCTCCTGTGGCCGGTGGGACTCGGAGTCCAGAGAGAAACCAGGTCAGGCTCGCTGTCCAGAGCCCGGCCCCCCCAGTGTCCCTCCCGCTGGCGGCCTGCCCGGCCCCCCCCCATCCTTCCCTTCGGGGCCCTACCGGGAACTGGGGGTCACGGCGGACCTTCCGGTTTCAACTCAGAGGGAAGAAGGCCTCCCATTGTCCCCGGGGAGGAAGGAGCCTCGGGGATTCGGGGAACCCGTGGCAGGGGGCCACGCGGGCCGGCCCTGCTCCCATATAaggccccgcgcccgccgcctcGGCCTTCTCGCTCGGAGCTGAAGTCCCGCAGCCGCAGCCATGAAgtgcctcctgctcgccctcaGCGTCGCCCTGGTGTGCGGCACCCAGGACACGGGCGTCCCCCAGCCCATGGAGGACCTGGACGTCCAGAAGGTTTGGGGACGGGGTGCCCTGCGTGGGGAGGCGGCGGGGCGCCGGGCCTCAGacgcagggaggctggggtgttGGGACCCTCCCCTGCTCTGGGTCCCCAAGGCCCAGGTGGTGCCGGGAAACCCAAGACGTGgctctgagccacctggctgcaCAGGGTGTCCTTCCGAGTGTGGGATGTGCTGCAGCCCCGTGTCTGCTGAGCGCGGGGGCCGGCGTGCTCATGACCCAGTTAGACGGGGCCTGGCCCAGATGGGGAGGGACGGAGAGcccccctgggagctgggggccctgcccgccccccggtgcagctcacggcccctccccaggTGGCCGGGACCTGGTACTCCGTGGCCATGGCGGCCAGCGACCTCGCCCTGCTGAGCACCCAGAGCGCCCCCCTGAGGCTGTACGTCCAGGAGCTGAGGCCCACGGCCCAGGGCGACATGGAGATCATGGTGCACAGATGGTGGGTGTCCCGGCTGCGGAGAGGGGCCGGGCTCCAGGacggggggcaggcagggctcctgagggGACCCGGCTTCCCGTGGGCGGCATGGGGTTGGGGGTCGGGGTTCGGGGACAGAGCTGGGAGGTTCCGGGCCCCTTGgagcccctgcccagggctctggGCCCACAGAGTGACCCGGGCGGGGTCAGTGTGGGGAGAGGCCTGTGTGGAGGCCGCTGGTCagggcagcggggtgggggccgggccctcccgccatggccccgtCTGCAGGAGGGGTGACATGGCTGCCCGCGGCCTCGGTGTCACCGTTACGCTGTCACCGCCTTCAGGGAGGGCGGCCGGTGTGTTGAGAAGAAGATCTTGGCTGAGAGAACCGAGTGTGCAGGGAAGTTCAACATCGACTGTGAGTGgccagggggagtggggggcccaggctggccctgagctcagcctctgccctgcgggaggcgggggcggggcctgtggatgccatgcggggggggggggggcccgcagGGGGCAGCGCTTTGGGGGGCGGCTGCATCTGTTCACTCTGGCGGCGGGAGGTGACACCTGAGCTGAGCCTGCACCTCTCCACGGACTCTCCAGGGCAGTTCCACGTTTTGCTGTAATTTTTGGTAACGAAACACAAAATAGAGACGGCGCAGGGTCAGCCTCGTGTCCTGGGCACCGGCACCGGCGCTTTTAttcttcatttacttattttttaatgcgttttcagtgatttttagagcgagaggaagggagagggacagagagagagaaacatccatgatgagagagcatcacggatcggctgcctcctgcacgccccccactggggatggagcccccgacccgggcctgtgccccgaccgggaatcgaaccagtggcctcctggttcctgggttgatgctcaaccactgagccaccctgttTGGgcgaaatttttaatttttttattgttaatcctcacccaagggtgttgctccactgatttttagagtgagtgggagggagggggagagacagagagcggaacatcgatgtgagagagacatggattggttgcctcccgagtgcaccccgaccagggcccagggatcaggcctgcaagcgAGGTGGGTGCCCtcggccagaatcaaacctgggacccttcagctcgAGGACCAACATTCGAGCCATGACCCTCCAGCAAACTCTGTGCTCCCGTCAGGCGGCTCCAGGCTGTcctgcctccccccactcctcacTCCCAGGGCCCCAGactcagccctcccctcccctcccctcctcttccctctcctcccctcccctcccctccttcccctcccccttcccttgccAAAgtgccccctgccctcacccctcacccctcaccccacctccagctcctcctgTCTGCCTCTGCCCCTTGGGTCTGAGCCCACCTGCCGGCCGCACACCTGGCCGCACACCTTCAGCAGGAGCTGtgtgtcccctcctctcccttcctctcccgccGCCGCAGGGCATCTGGTCGAGGGGTCGGTTATGGGGCAGGAGCCCCACAGCCCGCGGGGACGAGGGGGCCTCACCTCCCTTCGCTCTCTGCGTCTCGCCCCAGACCCCGAGGAGGACCGGCTGATGGTGCTGGACACCGACTACAACAACTTCCTGTTCGCCTGCGTGGAGGGCGCGGCCGCCCCCGCGCGGAGCCGGGCCTGCCAGTACCTGGGTGCGTACACCCCGCCCGCCAGGCGGCTCGGtcagagggcagctgggagcctGGCCCTGCCGGGCCCCAGGGAACTGCACtctgacccccgccccccgcagccagGACCCCCGAGGTGGACCCGGCGGCCATGGAGCAGTTCGAACGGACCTTGAGGCTGCTGTCCATCCACATCCATATCATCCTCACCCCGACCCAGGCGGAAGGTGACCCCCCCTccatcctccttctccccccctcGGCCCGGGAGCGTCTTCCTCCCAGGGcggcctccccatccccccaggcctcccgggggtgggtgggaggtaggggTCCCCCTGCTGTGGTAGCCGACCTGTgaccccccatcacccctcctcccGCAGAGAGGTGCCGTGTCTGAGCGCGTCCTGCCGACCGCCTCCTGGGTAACGTACCTGCCCCGCTCCGCGTCCTGGTGTGGGGCCCCGGGGGGCCCAGGCTCCCCTCCGTCACCCTCTCCCCCCGACCCCGTGGGAGGGCTGGAACCCGCGCGCCCACCCTCCGAAGGGCCTGGAACTGCCCGTGTGTCTCCTGCGTCCTGGCCACACGCACAGGCGGACGCCCCAGGGTCCCGGGCCGGGTGTGGGCgcggggggctgggcggggctggcggggggacGGGCACTGGGCCGGAGGTGGGTGAGGGGGCTCCGTCTCCCCCGGGGCGCTGGCAAGGTTCGTCCCTCAGGGCCCCAGGCTCATGGGGGCCCCTCGTCCATTCCAGGACCTCGGCCTCCCTGCAGGACGGCGTCACCCCTCCTAAGACGTCACCCCTCCTCCGACGTCACCCCCTCCTCCGATGTCACCCCTCCTCAGGAGGGGCTGAGGCCACGAGGCTGCTGGGCGCCACGCCCCTGGGACCAGGCCCCTGGGGTGCCGCCTGGACCGGCTGCTCTGAGCCCCTCACAATAAAGAGACACACCAGCGCCGTCTGCCGAGTctttcctgggggcgggggggggggcgggcgggaggctcgggcaggagggcagagctCACCTCTGCCCCAGAGAAACAGGGGACAAGGGACAGCCCCCCTCGGGGTGCCAGCCACTCCCCGTCCCTCCGTCCTCACCAGCCCGGGCGGGCGCCGTCACAGCCCCAGGCCCCTCGCGGGCCGGGCAGGGCTGCCCCCTCCACGCCCGGCTCCACCCTGACGCCAGCCCCTCCTAGGGGCGCGCCCCAGGTCCCGCTGCAGGGACACCAGGTCCCCCCTGGGCCAGGTGCATGTGGGggggccctctccctcccctgagcCAGTCACAGCCGAGGGCACAGCGTGACGTCAGCCGAGGGCGGGTCCCAGGCCACCAGCCCACAGCGTGAACTGGCGCCCGCAGAGCACacgtttatttcattttttatttaattaaaatattttattgatttcagagaggaagggagagggagagagagacatccatgatgagaggggtCATGgatggcctcctgcacgcccctcactggggat from Eptesicus fuscus isolate TK198812 chromosome 15, DD_ASM_mEF_20220401, whole genome shotgun sequence encodes:
- the LOC129151567 gene encoding beta-lactoglobulin-like; translated protein: MKCLLLALSVALVCGTQDTGVPQPMEDLDVQKVAGTWYSVAMAASDLALLSTQSAPLRLYVQELRPTAQGDMEIMVHRWEGGRCVEKKILAERTECAGKFNIDYPEEDRLMVLDTDYNNFLFACVEGAAAPARSRACQYLARTPEVDPAAMEQFERTLRLLSIHIHIILTPTQAEERCRV